The Bemisia tabaci chromosome 5, PGI_BMITA_v3 genome includes a window with the following:
- the Rgl gene encoding ral guanine nucleotide dissociation stimulator-like 1 isoform X3, translating to MVISVGFDEKKHVEPRMSLDVDSLQPTWRLWGEERVEGAIYTVYLKKVRYHSPSKSISSDSDDEISHLEWETVRVRLIKAGTLEKLVESLATDDGELESTYVNVFLACYRTFSSPKQVLTLVLDRYEQLANNELDLPEVVTEQHRKTLVLALHVWLDTYPEDFRDPPLHPTLHQLLFFTQHHLPGSELEAKVKHKLEKFTREDQLLESCSLFPNDTSLYLNGSHTPSENSCLNGSHLPPFSFPDVPERHFAEQLTRKDQEVFKKLVAHQCLGGIWSRRDKCREASTVLATVAQFNAVSLRVISTILFHPQSKTSERAAIIATWINIAQELRILKNFSSLKAIISGLQSNPVYRLHKTWQALPKDKFELFEELARIFSEENNQWAQRELLMREGTAKFANTAGSRDKHIQKTLQRQLDQSSRISLGTIPYLGTFLTDLTMIDTAIPDTIGEDNLINFDKRRKEFEVLAQIKLLQGAANAYNIPEDASFDRWFDSILVLDDREAYELSCQIETSIPNTNPISALPYARFRRRNISGHRKNDSIASTSSSSSSLFYCDIDTGCSLPSSPHDSLDRKSSLPNIQASPSQMSRSSSSSSIPSLDVSVSSSNTNHSTNQTCSPANSSARWQSTDFYVIRVTQESDNPETEGVVLYKSIMVSNNERTPQVIRNAMLKLGIEGNPDNYTLAQVLPDKEMVLPLNANVYYAVNTAYNLNFILRSKDKVKENGNGALPQKSKSKKHLLLQT from the exons CAGCCAACCTGGAGACTTTGGGGCGAAGAGAGAGTTGAGGGTGCAATTTATACCGTCTATTTGAAGAAAGTCCGTTACCATTCACCTTCAAAAAGTATATCTTCG GACTCGGATGATGAAATCTCCCACTTGGAGTGGGAAACCGTGCGGGTGCGTTTGATAAAAGCTGGGACTTTGGAAAAGCTCGTCGAAAGCTTAGCTACCGACGATGGTGAACTAGAGTCAACCTATGTCAACGTTTTTTTGGCCTGCTATAGGACGTTTTCTTCCCCGAAGCAGGTGCTCACTTTAGTCTTGGACAG GTATGAACAGTTGGCAAACAATGAACTGGATCTGCCTGAAGTTGTCACCGAGCAACATAGAAA GACTTTAGTGTTAGCTCTCCACGTTTGGTTAGACACTTATCCAGAGGATTTTCGAGATCCTCCGCTTCACCCAACTTTAcatcaacttttattttttacacaacATCACCTGCCCGGCTCAGAATTAGAAGCAAAGGTCAAACATAAACTTGAAAAGTTCACAAGAGAAGATCAACTGCTAG aatCCTGTTCTTTATTTCCCAATGATACAAGCCTGTACCTGAATGGCTCGCACACACCGAGTGAAAATTCTTGTCTCAATGGATCTCATTTGCCTCCTTTTAGTTTTCCTGATGTTCCAGAAAGGCACTTTGCCGAACAGCTGACACGGAAAGATCAG GAGGTCTTTAAAAAGCTGGTCGCTCATCAGTGTTTAGGTGGTATTTGGTCACGACGAGACAAGTGTCGAGAAGCCAGCACTGTTTTAGCCACTGTCGCTCAGTTCAATGCTGTCAGTCTTAGAGTCATATCTACCATTCTTTTTCACCCTCAGTCTAAAACTAGTGAAAGAGCTGCGATTATTGCAACATGGATCAACATCGCCCAA GAATTGagaatcctaaaaaatttctcatcGTTGAAAGCAATTATATCTGGACTTCAATCAAATCCAGTCTATAGGTTACACAAAACATGGCAAGCTCTACCAAAAGATAAG TTTGAGTTGTTTGAAGAGTTAGCCAGGatatttagtgaagaaaataATCAATGGGCTCAACGAGAACTTTTAATGAGAGAAGGAACTGCAAAATTTGCGAACACAGCTGGCTCCCGAGACAAGCACATTCAAAAGACTCTTCAACGGCAGTTGGACCAGAGTTCT AGAATTAGTTTAGGAACAATACCATATTTAGGAACTTTTTTAACTGATTTAACTATGATTGATACTGCTATTCCTGATACAATAGGCGAAGATAACCTAATCAATTTTGATAAAAGACGGAAAGAATTTGAGGTGCTAGCTCAG ataaaactACTCCAGGGAGCGGCTAATGCGTATAACATTCCTGAGGATGCTTCGTTTGATCGATGGTTTGATTCCATTCTTGTTTTGGATGACCGAGAAGCATATGAGCTTTCTTGCCAAATTGAAACTAGCATACCGAATACAAATCCTATAAGTGCTCTTCCTTATGCTCGTTTTAGAAGAAGAAACAT ATCGGGCCATAGAAAGAATGACTCAATAGCCAGCACCTCCAGTAGTTCGAGTAGTTTATTTTACTGTGATATTGATACAGGATGCAGTCTTCCTTCATCTCCTCATGACTCCTTGGATAgaaaa aGTTCCCTTCCAAATATTCAAGCATCACCTTCTCAAATGTCTAGATCTTCGAGTAGTTCATCAATCCCATCTTTAGATGTCTCTGTGAGCAGTAGCAATACGAATCACTCAACTAATCAAACTTGCAGTCCAGCCAATAGTTCTGCTCGCTGGCAGTCGACAGATTTTTATGTCATCCGTGTTACTCAGGAATCTGACAATCCAGAAACTGAAG gTGTGGTTCTGTATAAGAGTATAATGGTGAGCAACAATGAGCGAACCCCACAAGTTATTCGAAATGCGATGCTGAAGTTAGGTATTGAAGGAAACCCAGACAACTATACTCTTGCTCAAGTTTTACCGGATAAAG AAATGGTGCTACCACTCAATGCGAATGTTTATTATGCAGTAAATACAGCTTACAATCTCAATTTCATTCTTCGGTCCAAGGATAAAGTAAAGGAAAATGGAAATGGAGCTCTACCACagaagtcaaaatcaaaaaaacatttacttttaCAAACATGA
- the Rgl gene encoding ral guanine nucleotide dissociation stimulator-like 1 isoform X4 has product MVISVGFDEKKHVEPRMSLDVDSLPTWRLWGEERVEGAIYTVYLKKVRYHSPSKSISSDSDDEISHLEWETVRVRLIKAGTLEKLVESLATDDGELESTYVNVFLACYRTFSSPKQVLTLVLDRYEQLANNELDLPEVVTEQHRKTLVLALHVWLDTYPEDFRDPPLHPTLHQLLFFTQHHLPGSELEAKVKHKLEKFTREDQLLESCSLFPNDTSLYLNGSHTPSENSCLNGSHLPPFSFPDVPERHFAEQLTRKDQEVFKKLVAHQCLGGIWSRRDKCREASTVLATVAQFNAVSLRVISTILFHPQSKTSERAAIIATWINIAQELRILKNFSSLKAIISGLQSNPVYRLHKTWQALPKDKFELFEELARIFSEENNQWAQRELLMREGTAKFANTAGSRDKHIQKTLQRQLDQSSRISLGTIPYLGTFLTDLTMIDTAIPDTIGEDNLINFDKRRKEFEVLAQIKLLQGAANAYNIPEDASFDRWFDSILVLDDREAYELSCQIETSIPNTNPISALPYARFRRRNISGHRKNDSIASTSSSSSSLFYCDIDTGCSLPSSPHDSLDRKSSLPNIQASPSQMSRSSSSSSIPSLDVSVSSSNTNHSTNQTCSPANSSARWQSTDFYVIRVTQESDNPETEGVVLYKSIMVSNNERTPQVIRNAMLKLGIEGNPDNYTLAQVLPDKEMVLPLNANVYYAVNTAYNLNFILRSKDKVKENGNGALPQKSKSKKHLLLQT; this is encoded by the exons CCAACCTGGAGACTTTGGGGCGAAGAGAGAGTTGAGGGTGCAATTTATACCGTCTATTTGAAGAAAGTCCGTTACCATTCACCTTCAAAAAGTATATCTTCG GACTCGGATGATGAAATCTCCCACTTGGAGTGGGAAACCGTGCGGGTGCGTTTGATAAAAGCTGGGACTTTGGAAAAGCTCGTCGAAAGCTTAGCTACCGACGATGGTGAACTAGAGTCAACCTATGTCAACGTTTTTTTGGCCTGCTATAGGACGTTTTCTTCCCCGAAGCAGGTGCTCACTTTAGTCTTGGACAG GTATGAACAGTTGGCAAACAATGAACTGGATCTGCCTGAAGTTGTCACCGAGCAACATAGAAA GACTTTAGTGTTAGCTCTCCACGTTTGGTTAGACACTTATCCAGAGGATTTTCGAGATCCTCCGCTTCACCCAACTTTAcatcaacttttattttttacacaacATCACCTGCCCGGCTCAGAATTAGAAGCAAAGGTCAAACATAAACTTGAAAAGTTCACAAGAGAAGATCAACTGCTAG aatCCTGTTCTTTATTTCCCAATGATACAAGCCTGTACCTGAATGGCTCGCACACACCGAGTGAAAATTCTTGTCTCAATGGATCTCATTTGCCTCCTTTTAGTTTTCCTGATGTTCCAGAAAGGCACTTTGCCGAACAGCTGACACGGAAAGATCAG GAGGTCTTTAAAAAGCTGGTCGCTCATCAGTGTTTAGGTGGTATTTGGTCACGACGAGACAAGTGTCGAGAAGCCAGCACTGTTTTAGCCACTGTCGCTCAGTTCAATGCTGTCAGTCTTAGAGTCATATCTACCATTCTTTTTCACCCTCAGTCTAAAACTAGTGAAAGAGCTGCGATTATTGCAACATGGATCAACATCGCCCAA GAATTGagaatcctaaaaaatttctcatcGTTGAAAGCAATTATATCTGGACTTCAATCAAATCCAGTCTATAGGTTACACAAAACATGGCAAGCTCTACCAAAAGATAAG TTTGAGTTGTTTGAAGAGTTAGCCAGGatatttagtgaagaaaataATCAATGGGCTCAACGAGAACTTTTAATGAGAGAAGGAACTGCAAAATTTGCGAACACAGCTGGCTCCCGAGACAAGCACATTCAAAAGACTCTTCAACGGCAGTTGGACCAGAGTTCT AGAATTAGTTTAGGAACAATACCATATTTAGGAACTTTTTTAACTGATTTAACTATGATTGATACTGCTATTCCTGATACAATAGGCGAAGATAACCTAATCAATTTTGATAAAAGACGGAAAGAATTTGAGGTGCTAGCTCAG ataaaactACTCCAGGGAGCGGCTAATGCGTATAACATTCCTGAGGATGCTTCGTTTGATCGATGGTTTGATTCCATTCTTGTTTTGGATGACCGAGAAGCATATGAGCTTTCTTGCCAAATTGAAACTAGCATACCGAATACAAATCCTATAAGTGCTCTTCCTTATGCTCGTTTTAGAAGAAGAAACAT ATCGGGCCATAGAAAGAATGACTCAATAGCCAGCACCTCCAGTAGTTCGAGTAGTTTATTTTACTGTGATATTGATACAGGATGCAGTCTTCCTTCATCTCCTCATGACTCCTTGGATAgaaaa aGTTCCCTTCCAAATATTCAAGCATCACCTTCTCAAATGTCTAGATCTTCGAGTAGTTCATCAATCCCATCTTTAGATGTCTCTGTGAGCAGTAGCAATACGAATCACTCAACTAATCAAACTTGCAGTCCAGCCAATAGTTCTGCTCGCTGGCAGTCGACAGATTTTTATGTCATCCGTGTTACTCAGGAATCTGACAATCCAGAAACTGAAG gTGTGGTTCTGTATAAGAGTATAATGGTGAGCAACAATGAGCGAACCCCACAAGTTATTCGAAATGCGATGCTGAAGTTAGGTATTGAAGGAAACCCAGACAACTATACTCTTGCTCAAGTTTTACCGGATAAAG AAATGGTGCTACCACTCAATGCGAATGTTTATTATGCAGTAAATACAGCTTACAATCTCAATTTCATTCTTCGGTCCAAGGATAAAGTAAAGGAAAATGGAAATGGAGCTCTACCACagaagtcaaaatcaaaaaaacatttacttttaCAAACATGA
- the Rgl gene encoding ral guanine nucleotide dissociation stimulator-like 1 isoform X2: MKFTGNSFNFFARIGVKLDDRYSDLTPVSSFWEVSSEKPTWRLWGEERVEGAIYTVYLKKVRYHSPSKSISSDSDDEISHLEWETVRVRLIKAGTLEKLVESLATDDGELESTYVNVFLACYRTFSSPKQVLTLVLDRYEQLANNELDLPEVVTEQHRKTLVLALHVWLDTYPEDFRDPPLHPTLHQLLFFTQHHLPGSELEAKVKHKLEKFTREDQLLESCSLFPNDTSLYLNGSHTPSENSCLNGSHLPPFSFPDVPERHFAEQLTRKDQEVFKKLVAHQCLGGIWSRRDKCREASTVLATVAQFNAVSLRVISTILFHPQSKTSERAAIIATWINIAQELRILKNFSSLKAIISGLQSNPVYRLHKTWQALPKDKFELFEELARIFSEENNQWAQRELLMREGTAKFANTAGSRDKHIQKTLQRQLDQSSRISLGTIPYLGTFLTDLTMIDTAIPDTIGEDNLINFDKRRKEFEVLAQIKLLQGAANAYNIPEDASFDRWFDSILVLDDREAYELSCQIETSIPNTNPISALPYARFRRRNISGHRKNDSIASTSSSSSSLFYCDIDTGCSLPSSPHDSLDRKSSLPNIQASPSQMSRSSSSSSIPSLDVSVSSSNTNHSTNQTCSPANSSARWQSTDFYVIRVTQESDNPETEGVVLYKSIMVSNNERTPQVIRNAMLKLGIEGNPDNYTLAQVLPDKEMVLPLNANVYYAVNTAYNLNFILRSKDKVKENGNGALPQKSKSKKHLLLQT, from the exons CCAACCTGGAGACTTTGGGGCGAAGAGAGAGTTGAGGGTGCAATTTATACCGTCTATTTGAAGAAAGTCCGTTACCATTCACCTTCAAAAAGTATATCTTCG GACTCGGATGATGAAATCTCCCACTTGGAGTGGGAAACCGTGCGGGTGCGTTTGATAAAAGCTGGGACTTTGGAAAAGCTCGTCGAAAGCTTAGCTACCGACGATGGTGAACTAGAGTCAACCTATGTCAACGTTTTTTTGGCCTGCTATAGGACGTTTTCTTCCCCGAAGCAGGTGCTCACTTTAGTCTTGGACAG GTATGAACAGTTGGCAAACAATGAACTGGATCTGCCTGAAGTTGTCACCGAGCAACATAGAAA GACTTTAGTGTTAGCTCTCCACGTTTGGTTAGACACTTATCCAGAGGATTTTCGAGATCCTCCGCTTCACCCAACTTTAcatcaacttttattttttacacaacATCACCTGCCCGGCTCAGAATTAGAAGCAAAGGTCAAACATAAACTTGAAAAGTTCACAAGAGAAGATCAACTGCTAG aatCCTGTTCTTTATTTCCCAATGATACAAGCCTGTACCTGAATGGCTCGCACACACCGAGTGAAAATTCTTGTCTCAATGGATCTCATTTGCCTCCTTTTAGTTTTCCTGATGTTCCAGAAAGGCACTTTGCCGAACAGCTGACACGGAAAGATCAG GAGGTCTTTAAAAAGCTGGTCGCTCATCAGTGTTTAGGTGGTATTTGGTCACGACGAGACAAGTGTCGAGAAGCCAGCACTGTTTTAGCCACTGTCGCTCAGTTCAATGCTGTCAGTCTTAGAGTCATATCTACCATTCTTTTTCACCCTCAGTCTAAAACTAGTGAAAGAGCTGCGATTATTGCAACATGGATCAACATCGCCCAA GAATTGagaatcctaaaaaatttctcatcGTTGAAAGCAATTATATCTGGACTTCAATCAAATCCAGTCTATAGGTTACACAAAACATGGCAAGCTCTACCAAAAGATAAG TTTGAGTTGTTTGAAGAGTTAGCCAGGatatttagtgaagaaaataATCAATGGGCTCAACGAGAACTTTTAATGAGAGAAGGAACTGCAAAATTTGCGAACACAGCTGGCTCCCGAGACAAGCACATTCAAAAGACTCTTCAACGGCAGTTGGACCAGAGTTCT AGAATTAGTTTAGGAACAATACCATATTTAGGAACTTTTTTAACTGATTTAACTATGATTGATACTGCTATTCCTGATACAATAGGCGAAGATAACCTAATCAATTTTGATAAAAGACGGAAAGAATTTGAGGTGCTAGCTCAG ataaaactACTCCAGGGAGCGGCTAATGCGTATAACATTCCTGAGGATGCTTCGTTTGATCGATGGTTTGATTCCATTCTTGTTTTGGATGACCGAGAAGCATATGAGCTTTCTTGCCAAATTGAAACTAGCATACCGAATACAAATCCTATAAGTGCTCTTCCTTATGCTCGTTTTAGAAGAAGAAACAT ATCGGGCCATAGAAAGAATGACTCAATAGCCAGCACCTCCAGTAGTTCGAGTAGTTTATTTTACTGTGATATTGATACAGGATGCAGTCTTCCTTCATCTCCTCATGACTCCTTGGATAgaaaa aGTTCCCTTCCAAATATTCAAGCATCACCTTCTCAAATGTCTAGATCTTCGAGTAGTTCATCAATCCCATCTTTAGATGTCTCTGTGAGCAGTAGCAATACGAATCACTCAACTAATCAAACTTGCAGTCCAGCCAATAGTTCTGCTCGCTGGCAGTCGACAGATTTTTATGTCATCCGTGTTACTCAGGAATCTGACAATCCAGAAACTGAAG gTGTGGTTCTGTATAAGAGTATAATGGTGAGCAACAATGAGCGAACCCCACAAGTTATTCGAAATGCGATGCTGAAGTTAGGTATTGAAGGAAACCCAGACAACTATACTCTTGCTCAAGTTTTACCGGATAAAG AAATGGTGCTACCACTCAATGCGAATGTTTATTATGCAGTAAATACAGCTTACAATCTCAATTTCATTCTTCGGTCCAAGGATAAAGTAAAGGAAAATGGAAATGGAGCTCTACCACagaagtcaaaatcaaaaaaacatttacttttaCAAACATGA
- the Rgl gene encoding ral guanine nucleotide dissociation stimulator-like 1 isoform X1 has protein sequence MKFTGNSFNFFARIGVKLDDRYSDLTPVSSFWEVSSEKQPTWRLWGEERVEGAIYTVYLKKVRYHSPSKSISSDSDDEISHLEWETVRVRLIKAGTLEKLVESLATDDGELESTYVNVFLACYRTFSSPKQVLTLVLDRYEQLANNELDLPEVVTEQHRKTLVLALHVWLDTYPEDFRDPPLHPTLHQLLFFTQHHLPGSELEAKVKHKLEKFTREDQLLESCSLFPNDTSLYLNGSHTPSENSCLNGSHLPPFSFPDVPERHFAEQLTRKDQEVFKKLVAHQCLGGIWSRRDKCREASTVLATVAQFNAVSLRVISTILFHPQSKTSERAAIIATWINIAQELRILKNFSSLKAIISGLQSNPVYRLHKTWQALPKDKFELFEELARIFSEENNQWAQRELLMREGTAKFANTAGSRDKHIQKTLQRQLDQSSRISLGTIPYLGTFLTDLTMIDTAIPDTIGEDNLINFDKRRKEFEVLAQIKLLQGAANAYNIPEDASFDRWFDSILVLDDREAYELSCQIETSIPNTNPISALPYARFRRRNISGHRKNDSIASTSSSSSSLFYCDIDTGCSLPSSPHDSLDRKSSLPNIQASPSQMSRSSSSSSIPSLDVSVSSSNTNHSTNQTCSPANSSARWQSTDFYVIRVTQESDNPETEGVVLYKSIMVSNNERTPQVIRNAMLKLGIEGNPDNYTLAQVLPDKEMVLPLNANVYYAVNTAYNLNFILRSKDKVKENGNGALPQKSKSKKHLLLQT, from the exons CAGCCAACCTGGAGACTTTGGGGCGAAGAGAGAGTTGAGGGTGCAATTTATACCGTCTATTTGAAGAAAGTCCGTTACCATTCACCTTCAAAAAGTATATCTTCG GACTCGGATGATGAAATCTCCCACTTGGAGTGGGAAACCGTGCGGGTGCGTTTGATAAAAGCTGGGACTTTGGAAAAGCTCGTCGAAAGCTTAGCTACCGACGATGGTGAACTAGAGTCAACCTATGTCAACGTTTTTTTGGCCTGCTATAGGACGTTTTCTTCCCCGAAGCAGGTGCTCACTTTAGTCTTGGACAG GTATGAACAGTTGGCAAACAATGAACTGGATCTGCCTGAAGTTGTCACCGAGCAACATAGAAA GACTTTAGTGTTAGCTCTCCACGTTTGGTTAGACACTTATCCAGAGGATTTTCGAGATCCTCCGCTTCACCCAACTTTAcatcaacttttattttttacacaacATCACCTGCCCGGCTCAGAATTAGAAGCAAAGGTCAAACATAAACTTGAAAAGTTCACAAGAGAAGATCAACTGCTAG aatCCTGTTCTTTATTTCCCAATGATACAAGCCTGTACCTGAATGGCTCGCACACACCGAGTGAAAATTCTTGTCTCAATGGATCTCATTTGCCTCCTTTTAGTTTTCCTGATGTTCCAGAAAGGCACTTTGCCGAACAGCTGACACGGAAAGATCAG GAGGTCTTTAAAAAGCTGGTCGCTCATCAGTGTTTAGGTGGTATTTGGTCACGACGAGACAAGTGTCGAGAAGCCAGCACTGTTTTAGCCACTGTCGCTCAGTTCAATGCTGTCAGTCTTAGAGTCATATCTACCATTCTTTTTCACCCTCAGTCTAAAACTAGTGAAAGAGCTGCGATTATTGCAACATGGATCAACATCGCCCAA GAATTGagaatcctaaaaaatttctcatcGTTGAAAGCAATTATATCTGGACTTCAATCAAATCCAGTCTATAGGTTACACAAAACATGGCAAGCTCTACCAAAAGATAAG TTTGAGTTGTTTGAAGAGTTAGCCAGGatatttagtgaagaaaataATCAATGGGCTCAACGAGAACTTTTAATGAGAGAAGGAACTGCAAAATTTGCGAACACAGCTGGCTCCCGAGACAAGCACATTCAAAAGACTCTTCAACGGCAGTTGGACCAGAGTTCT AGAATTAGTTTAGGAACAATACCATATTTAGGAACTTTTTTAACTGATTTAACTATGATTGATACTGCTATTCCTGATACAATAGGCGAAGATAACCTAATCAATTTTGATAAAAGACGGAAAGAATTTGAGGTGCTAGCTCAG ataaaactACTCCAGGGAGCGGCTAATGCGTATAACATTCCTGAGGATGCTTCGTTTGATCGATGGTTTGATTCCATTCTTGTTTTGGATGACCGAGAAGCATATGAGCTTTCTTGCCAAATTGAAACTAGCATACCGAATACAAATCCTATAAGTGCTCTTCCTTATGCTCGTTTTAGAAGAAGAAACAT ATCGGGCCATAGAAAGAATGACTCAATAGCCAGCACCTCCAGTAGTTCGAGTAGTTTATTTTACTGTGATATTGATACAGGATGCAGTCTTCCTTCATCTCCTCATGACTCCTTGGATAgaaaa aGTTCCCTTCCAAATATTCAAGCATCACCTTCTCAAATGTCTAGATCTTCGAGTAGTTCATCAATCCCATCTTTAGATGTCTCTGTGAGCAGTAGCAATACGAATCACTCAACTAATCAAACTTGCAGTCCAGCCAATAGTTCTGCTCGCTGGCAGTCGACAGATTTTTATGTCATCCGTGTTACTCAGGAATCTGACAATCCAGAAACTGAAG gTGTGGTTCTGTATAAGAGTATAATGGTGAGCAACAATGAGCGAACCCCACAAGTTATTCGAAATGCGATGCTGAAGTTAGGTATTGAAGGAAACCCAGACAACTATACTCTTGCTCAAGTTTTACCGGATAAAG AAATGGTGCTACCACTCAATGCGAATGTTTATTATGCAGTAAATACAGCTTACAATCTCAATTTCATTCTTCGGTCCAAGGATAAAGTAAAGGAAAATGGAAATGGAGCTCTACCACagaagtcaaaatcaaaaaaacatttacttttaCAAACATGA
- the Rgl gene encoding ral guanine nucleotide dissociation stimulator-like 1 isoform X5: MLFSLRRILLIPPTWRLWGEERVEGAIYTVYLKKVRYHSPSKSISSDSDDEISHLEWETVRVRLIKAGTLEKLVESLATDDGELESTYVNVFLACYRTFSSPKQVLTLVLDRYEQLANNELDLPEVVTEQHRKTLVLALHVWLDTYPEDFRDPPLHPTLHQLLFFTQHHLPGSELEAKVKHKLEKFTREDQLLESCSLFPNDTSLYLNGSHTPSENSCLNGSHLPPFSFPDVPERHFAEQLTRKDQEVFKKLVAHQCLGGIWSRRDKCREASTVLATVAQFNAVSLRVISTILFHPQSKTSERAAIIATWINIAQELRILKNFSSLKAIISGLQSNPVYRLHKTWQALPKDKFELFEELARIFSEENNQWAQRELLMREGTAKFANTAGSRDKHIQKTLQRQLDQSSRISLGTIPYLGTFLTDLTMIDTAIPDTIGEDNLINFDKRRKEFEVLAQIKLLQGAANAYNIPEDASFDRWFDSILVLDDREAYELSCQIETSIPNTNPISALPYARFRRRNISGHRKNDSIASTSSSSSSLFYCDIDTGCSLPSSPHDSLDRKSSLPNIQASPSQMSRSSSSSSIPSLDVSVSSSNTNHSTNQTCSPANSSARWQSTDFYVIRVTQESDNPETEGVVLYKSIMVSNNERTPQVIRNAMLKLGIEGNPDNYTLAQVLPDKEMVLPLNANVYYAVNTAYNLNFILRSKDKVKENGNGALPQKSKSKKHLLLQT, translated from the exons CCAACCTGGAGACTTTGGGGCGAAGAGAGAGTTGAGGGTGCAATTTATACCGTCTATTTGAAGAAAGTCCGTTACCATTCACCTTCAAAAAGTATATCTTCG GACTCGGATGATGAAATCTCCCACTTGGAGTGGGAAACCGTGCGGGTGCGTTTGATAAAAGCTGGGACTTTGGAAAAGCTCGTCGAAAGCTTAGCTACCGACGATGGTGAACTAGAGTCAACCTATGTCAACGTTTTTTTGGCCTGCTATAGGACGTTTTCTTCCCCGAAGCAGGTGCTCACTTTAGTCTTGGACAG GTATGAACAGTTGGCAAACAATGAACTGGATCTGCCTGAAGTTGTCACCGAGCAACATAGAAA GACTTTAGTGTTAGCTCTCCACGTTTGGTTAGACACTTATCCAGAGGATTTTCGAGATCCTCCGCTTCACCCAACTTTAcatcaacttttattttttacacaacATCACCTGCCCGGCTCAGAATTAGAAGCAAAGGTCAAACATAAACTTGAAAAGTTCACAAGAGAAGATCAACTGCTAG aatCCTGTTCTTTATTTCCCAATGATACAAGCCTGTACCTGAATGGCTCGCACACACCGAGTGAAAATTCTTGTCTCAATGGATCTCATTTGCCTCCTTTTAGTTTTCCTGATGTTCCAGAAAGGCACTTTGCCGAACAGCTGACACGGAAAGATCAG GAGGTCTTTAAAAAGCTGGTCGCTCATCAGTGTTTAGGTGGTATTTGGTCACGACGAGACAAGTGTCGAGAAGCCAGCACTGTTTTAGCCACTGTCGCTCAGTTCAATGCTGTCAGTCTTAGAGTCATATCTACCATTCTTTTTCACCCTCAGTCTAAAACTAGTGAAAGAGCTGCGATTATTGCAACATGGATCAACATCGCCCAA GAATTGagaatcctaaaaaatttctcatcGTTGAAAGCAATTATATCTGGACTTCAATCAAATCCAGTCTATAGGTTACACAAAACATGGCAAGCTCTACCAAAAGATAAG TTTGAGTTGTTTGAAGAGTTAGCCAGGatatttagtgaagaaaataATCAATGGGCTCAACGAGAACTTTTAATGAGAGAAGGAACTGCAAAATTTGCGAACACAGCTGGCTCCCGAGACAAGCACATTCAAAAGACTCTTCAACGGCAGTTGGACCAGAGTTCT AGAATTAGTTTAGGAACAATACCATATTTAGGAACTTTTTTAACTGATTTAACTATGATTGATACTGCTATTCCTGATACAATAGGCGAAGATAACCTAATCAATTTTGATAAAAGACGGAAAGAATTTGAGGTGCTAGCTCAG ataaaactACTCCAGGGAGCGGCTAATGCGTATAACATTCCTGAGGATGCTTCGTTTGATCGATGGTTTGATTCCATTCTTGTTTTGGATGACCGAGAAGCATATGAGCTTTCTTGCCAAATTGAAACTAGCATACCGAATACAAATCCTATAAGTGCTCTTCCTTATGCTCGTTTTAGAAGAAGAAACAT ATCGGGCCATAGAAAGAATGACTCAATAGCCAGCACCTCCAGTAGTTCGAGTAGTTTATTTTACTGTGATATTGATACAGGATGCAGTCTTCCTTCATCTCCTCATGACTCCTTGGATAgaaaa aGTTCCCTTCCAAATATTCAAGCATCACCTTCTCAAATGTCTAGATCTTCGAGTAGTTCATCAATCCCATCTTTAGATGTCTCTGTGAGCAGTAGCAATACGAATCACTCAACTAATCAAACTTGCAGTCCAGCCAATAGTTCTGCTCGCTGGCAGTCGACAGATTTTTATGTCATCCGTGTTACTCAGGAATCTGACAATCCAGAAACTGAAG gTGTGGTTCTGTATAAGAGTATAATGGTGAGCAACAATGAGCGAACCCCACAAGTTATTCGAAATGCGATGCTGAAGTTAGGTATTGAAGGAAACCCAGACAACTATACTCTTGCTCAAGTTTTACCGGATAAAG AAATGGTGCTACCACTCAATGCGAATGTTTATTATGCAGTAAATACAGCTTACAATCTCAATTTCATTCTTCGGTCCAAGGATAAAGTAAAGGAAAATGGAAATGGAGCTCTACCACagaagtcaaaatcaaaaaaacatttacttttaCAAACATGA